The following coding sequences lie in one Arabidopsis thaliana chromosome 3, partial sequence genomic window:
- the NRPD2B gene encoding nuclear RNA polymerase D2B (nuclear RNA polymerase D2B (NRPD2B); FUNCTIONS IN: DNA-directed RNA polymerase activity, ribonucleoside binding, DNA binding; INVOLVED IN: transcription; LOCATED IN: membrane; EXPRESSED IN: leaf; CONTAINS InterPro DOMAIN/s: DNA-directed RNA polymerase, subunit 2, domain 6 (InterPro:IPR007120), RNA polymerase Rpb2, domain 7 (InterPro:IPR007641), RNA polymerase, beta subunit, protrusion (InterPro:IPR007644), DNA-directed RNA polymerase, subunit 2 (InterPro:IPR015712), RNA polymerase Rpb2, domain 3 (InterPro:IPR007645), RNA polymerase Rpb2, domain 2 (InterPro:IPR007642), RNA polymerase Rpb2, domain 4 (InterPro:IPR007646), RNA polymerase, beta subunit, conserved site (InterPro:IPR007121), RNA polymerase Rpb2, domain 5 (InterPro:IPR007647); BEST Arabidopsis thaliana protein match is: nuclear RNA polymerase D2A (TAIR:AT3G23780.2); Has 34356 Blast hits to 27293 proteins in 9050 species: Archae - 497; Bacteria - 15729; Metazoa - 585; Fungi - 7161; Plants - 2537; Viruses - 228; Other Eukaryotes - 7619 (source: NCBI BLink).), which translates to MACRLQNMTYSARIKVNAQVEVFKKIVIKHDKFKTGQDEYVEKEILDVKKQDILIGSIPVMVKSVLCKTSEKGKENCKKGNCAFDQGGYFVIKGAEKVFIAQEQMCTKRLWISNSPWTVSFRSETKRNRFIVRLSENEKAEDYKIMEKVLTVYFLSTEIPVWLLFFALGVSSDKEAMDLIAFDGDDASITNSLIASIHEADAVCEAFRCGNNALTYVEHQIKSTKFPPAESVDDCLRLYLFPCLQGLKKKARFLGYMVKCLLSAYAGKRKCENRDSFRNKRIELAGELLEREIRVHLAHARRKMTRAMQKQLSGDGDLKPIEHYLDASVITNGLNRAFSTGAWSHPFRKMERVSGVVANLGRANPLQTLIDLRRTRQQVLYTGKVGDARHPHPSHWGRVCFLSTPDGENCGLVKNMSLLGLVSTQGLESVVEMLFTCGMEELMNDTSTPLCGKHKVLLNGDWVGLCADSESFVGELKSRRRQSELPLEMEIKRDKDDNEVRIFTDAGRLLRPLLVVENLHKLKQDKPTQYPFKHLLDQGILELIGIEEEEDCTTAWGIKQLLKEPKNYTHCELDLSFLLGVSCAIVPFANHDHGKRVLYQSQKHCQQAIGFSSTNPNIRCDTLSQQLFYPQKPLFKTLASECLEKEVLFNGQNAIVAVNVHLGYNQEDSIVMNKASLERGMFRSEQIRSYKAEVDTKDSEKRKKMDELVQFGKTYSKIGKVDSLEDDGFPFIGANMSTGDIVIGRCTESGADHSIKLKHTERGIVQKVVLSSNDEGKNFAAVSLRQVRSPCLGDKFSSMHGQKGVLGYLEEQQNFPFTIQGIVPDIVINPHAFPSRQTPGQLLEAALSKGIACPIQKKEGSSAAYTKLTRHATPFSTPGVTEITEQLHRAGFSRWGNERVYNGRSGEMMRSLIFMGPTFYQRLVHMSENKVKFRNTGPVHPLTRQPVADRKRFGGIRFGEMERDCLIAHGASANLHERLFTLSDSSQMHICRKCKTYANVIERTPSSGRKIRGPYCRVCASSDHVVRVYVPYGAKLLCQELFSMGITLNFDTKLC; encoded by the exons GTGTTTATAGCTCAAGAACAGATGTGCACAAAGAGATTGTGGATTTCTAATTCACCATGGACAGTCTCCTTCAGGTCCGAAACTAAAAGAAATAGGTTCATTGTGCGCCTCTCGGAGAATGAGAAAGCAGAAGACTATAAGATAATGGAGAAAGTACTGACAGTGTACTTCTTGTCGACTGAGATTCCAGTCTGGCTCCTGTTCTTTGCGTTGGGTGTTTCATCAGACAAAGAAGCCATGGATCTAATTGCTTTCGATGGTGATGATGCAAGCATTACCAACAGTCTCATAGCTTCTATCCATGAAGCTGATGCAGTGTGTGAAGCTTTTCGCTGTGGGAACAATGCCCTAACATATGTTGAACATCAGATCAAAAGCACCAAATTCCCTCCTGCTGAAAGTGTGGATGATTGCCTCCGTCTGTATTTGTTTCCATGCCTCCaaggtttgaagaagaaagcccGATTCCTGGGCTATATGGTGAAGTGCCTTTTGAGCGCGTATGCGGGAAAACGAAAATGTGAAAACAGGGACAGTTTCCGGAATAAACGAATTGAGCTCGCTGGAGAACTGTTGGAGAGGGAGATAAGGGTGCATCTTGCACATGCTAGAAGAAAGATGACCAGGGCCATGCAGAAACAACTCTCAGGCGATGGCGATTTGAAGCCTATAGAGCATTATTTGGATGCTTCCGTTATCACCAATGGGCTTAATAGAGCCTTCTCCACTGGAGCATGGTCTCATCCTTTCAGGAAGATGGAAAGGGTCTCAGGTGTTGTAGCTAATTTGGGTCGTGCAAATCCATTGCAGACTCTGATTGATCTGAGGAGAACGCGACAGCAAGTCCTTTATACCGGCAAGGTTGGAGATGCTAGACATCC GCATCCTTCTCACTGGGGCAGAGTATGCTTTTTGTCAACTCCAGATGGTGAAAATTGTGGTCTTGTGAAGAACATGTCTCTTCTTGGACTTGTTAGCACTCAAGGTTTGGAGTCTGTGGTGGAAATGCTCTTTACTTGCGGAATGGAAGAGCTGATGAATGATACCAGCACACCATTGTGTGGCAAACACAAAGTTCTTCTCAATGGAGACTGGGTTGGATTATGTGCAGATTCTGAATCCTTTGTCGGGGAGTTAAAAAGCAGGCGGCGCCAAAGTGAATTACCTCTCGAG ATGGAAATCAAGCGAGATAAAGATGACAATGAGGTGAGAATTTTCACTGACGCTGGTAGACTACTCCGACCTCTCTTGGTTGTGGAAAATCTCCACAAGTTGAAGCAAGACAAACCTACACAGTATCCTTTTAAGCATCTTCTTGACCAAGGGATTCTCGAGCTGATCGggattgaggaagaagaagactgtaCTACAGCATGGGGAATCAAACAGCTTCTGAAGGAACCAAAGAATTACACGCATTGCGAATTGGACCTATCATTCCTGTTGGGTGTGAGCTGTGCAATTGTCCCATTTGCAAATCACGATCATGGGAAAAGAGTTCTTTACCAGTCTCAGAAGCATTGCCAACAAGCCATCGGATTCTCATCAACGAACCCTAACATCCGCTGCGATACGCTGTCCCAGCAGCTGTTCTATCCCCAAAAGCCACTTTTCAAGACATTGGCGTCAGAGTGTCTTGAAAAAGAAGTTCTATTTAATGGCCAGAACGCAATTGTTGCTGTGAATGTTCATCTCGGGTACAACCAAGAGGACTCCATTGTGATGAACAAGGCTTCATTGGAACGTGGTATGTTCCGTTCAGAGCAGATTAGAAGCTACAAAGCAGAGGTTGATACTAAAGACtcggagaagaggaagaagatggatgaGCTTGTTCAGTTTGGAAAGACATACAGCAAAATCGGCAAAGTAGACAGCCTTGAAGATGACGGGTTTCCTTTCATTGGTGCTAACATGAGTACTGGCGATATTGTCATTGGCAGATGCACCGAGTCTGGGGCTGATCACAGTATAAAGCTCAAGCACACTGAGAGAGGAATTGTGCAAAAAGTGGTATTATCTTCTAATGATGAAGGGAAGAATTTTGCAGCGGTTTCTCTGAGACAG GTTCGTTCTCCATGCCTTGGAGATAAGTTTTCCAGTATGCATGGCCAGAAGGGTGTTTTAGGCTATCTAGAGGAACAGCAGAATTTTCCTTTCACGATCCAAGGCATAGTTCCTGATATTGTGATAAACCCGCACGCTTTCCCTTCTAGGCAGACACCAGGTCAACTCTTGGAGGCTGCTCTCTCCAAAGGAATCGCTTGTCCTATACAAAAGAAGGAGGGTAGCTCTGCTGCATACACCAAATTGACACGTCATGCCACTCCTTTCTCCACTCCGGGTGTCACTGAAATCACCGAGCAGCTTCACAG GGCCGGCTTTTCAAGATGGGGAAACGAAAGGGTCTACAATGGTAGATCGGGTGAGATGATGCGCTCTCTGATATTCATGGGCCCAACTTTCTACCAGCGACTTGTCCACATGTCAGAGAACAAAGTCAAGTTCAGGAACACCGGACCAGTCCACCCGCTCACACGCCAGCCAGTCGCAGACCGGAAGAGGTTTGGCGGGATAAGATTTGGAGAAATGGAGCGAGACTGCCTAATAGCTCACGGTGCATCCGCTAATCTGCACGAGCGGCTCTTCACTCTAAGTGACTCTTCTCAGATGCACATCTGCAGAAAATGCAAGACCTATGCGAATGTGATCGAGAGGACTCCAAGCAGTGGAAGAAAGATCAGAGGGCCATATTGCAGAGTGTGCGCATCCTCCGACCATGTGGTTAGGGTCTATGTTCCTTATGGAGCTAAGCTTCTTTGTCAGGAGCTGTTCAGCATGGGCATTACTCTCAACTTCGACACCAAGCTCTGCTGA